A segment of the Lycium ferocissimum isolate CSIRO_LF1 chromosome 10, AGI_CSIRO_Lferr_CH_V1, whole genome shotgun sequence genome:
CTTGAATTAAGGCAAACTGTGTACAAATTTAGAACAAGTAtgcggaggaggcaaaagttcaatttacaaaagagtagaGTATGCCGTTACCGGCAAAGTTccgaaccaatttcataacaagtatgccggagaaggcaaaagttctggtttatatagaagtatacaTTAGTCCGCTGCGTCAATCCTCTAATTGGAATAACCGCTttgcatttgatttaaattggatgaaggtagaggaggttttcatttttttttttttttaaactaaaaacaATTCATCGCATTatcatcaagaaacaaaaagtgcttatgccggaggaggcaaaagttcaatttacaaaagagtataGTATGCCGTTACCGGCAAATTTctgaaccaatttcataacaagtatgccggagaaggcaaaagttctggtttatatagaagtataaattagtccagtTGCGTCAATCCTCTAATTGGAATAACTGTTGTaggcatttgatttaaattggatgaaggtagaggaggttttcattttattttattttaatttctagcgaaaaaaaaattgttactaCGAATTTAGAAGTATGCCGGAAGGGGCAGAACTTCTGTTCCCAACGGGCAAACTTATGCCGCAGGCGGCAAGCTTATTTGGCTTGACTTTTGCATATTAAGCTCTTTGGATTTCAATTGGATCTCTTTGGATTTCAATTGGATGAGGATACAACAAgttttgcagtttttttttttttaaaaccaaaaacgCATTACTCAAATTTAAATTGGAGTAACTGTCGCAACTATTGACAAAAATACAAAGAATTTTTCAGTTTgtctttccattttttttttaaacaaaacaaTTAATACATTAATTGGAAGTAACTGTTGCACTTATTCGAGATGTTTTAGAACAAGAGTCActttttaattatcttttttatttttaggaaaaacagTTACTTCCATCTTAGAAGTATGCCGGAAGGGCGTAACATGTTCACAAAAATGGCAAAAGTATGCCGGTTAAGGCAGACTACAATAGAGCACAGTTTGAAAAAGTAAAACTTCATTGTATGTACAGAAATGAAAGAACAATTTACATATACATCATTCGAAAAGGGgggaaacataataacataacacttgctgtaaataacaacaaaaaaatcaattcactTTCCTAACTCTTCTGCAGTACAGTATATATCTTCAACAGTAGAACTCAACCGTTTCTCAACCTGAGTAATCGCGTTGCTTGGTGTAAGCAAATACCAATTAGGATAACCATCATCTTCTTTGTTTCCATCTTCGCATCTCGGACGTTTTCTATTATCTTCAATAAAGAATCGCTACTTCATTTACATTTTGTGATGCTTCATTAGAAGAAAACATATAATCTCCGCATTGAAAAGCATCATTAATTGCAGCAATTTCTTTAAGTGCTTCTTTTTTTGCGCggtcttcattttctttcataaATGCCTTTTCAAACTGAGAAAGAGTTTGAGTTTTATCAGACAGTTGACTTGATGAAGAAACAGCAACATCATAGAGCATATCGAGCATGGGAGAGGTCTCATTTTTTGTAGACCTTGCTTTACAACGCATATTCTCCATACATTCCTGCAAATCTTTTCCAAGATGTGCATCTAACTTCACCTCATCATTCACTGAATAACCCAAATCAAAGTTGTCTTTTACCGGATGCACAAGCTTTACAAGATTTGTTTTCGCTATGCGATCGAACTAAACTTTCAACACAAtgcatcacataatcaaattTACTTTCTAAACTGTCAAGTCTACTTTCTAAACAAGTTCTTTTATCACTTTCAGAAGCTGCTACACATGACTTTGTTTCATCATGTACACGAACTAAGCTATCCACAGTATTAATCGCACCAACAaaatttttatccaatttttcgaAACGGCTATCCAAAGACTACAAAAcaacgaaaaaaatttaaacaaagaagaaaagaaaatgagaataaacaaaaacaacGAATGCAGCATGCAAAGTATACATATCATATtaacaaactcaaaaataaaaaaataaaaagccatACCTTTACTTGATTGACAATTATAGATCGTTCATCATCAAGTTGCTTCTTCACACTAGACAAAACACCCTGTATAACATATCAATAAAACAACACATTACTTTTGATGCCATTAAATTAATGTTGAACAAGTATGCCGGACCCAGCAGAACTGAAGTCTGAAAATGAAAACGGTTGCGGTAAGGGCAAGAATTCAaatatgaaaggagaaatgTATGCCGGAAGGGCAGATTTTAAGTTTGCAAAACCAAAAAATATGCCTCAAGGGcataaactttcatttccaaaacCAAAACAGTAGAAGACCGCAAAATGTGTTACCTACTAAAATAAGTCTCAAAATGAGAACAAGATGCGGTAGGGCAGAATCGGaatatgaaaggagaaatgTATACCAGGAAGGCATTCTACGTTTGCAAAACCAAAAAGTATGCCTCGGGGcataaactttcatttccataaccaaaaagaaaagactaCAAAAATGTCTCTACTAAAATACTCTACCACAAGGCCTCTAACTCAGAATTCAGttaaacaaccaaaaacacAAAAGGCAAAATACAACTTACATCAACTATCTGAGAAGtaacttgagatggaaaaaCCGCACGGGAAGAACAAGGGCCTGAATCATCGGGAAATTTAAGTGCAACTGGATAATCCAGCATCTCTTGTTTcgtaccaacaacaacaacatggaCAATAAATTTCTTGAATCTCTATAACACAACATAAACACATCAATTagacaaaaacacaaaaaataacaagAGGGAAAAAGAACCAAGAAAAAGAAGCATCAACAAAAAGGAAACACATACTTTTTCAGCATGGAAGAAATTATCAGTAATAACTTTATAATCAACTTGCTTTGAAGGACTCCAAGAAAACATATGAGGAGACTTCAGACCATGAAAACTTGAAAACCCTCGAAAGATAGGGAAAACCTCCAACAGCCACATATTTAAAGCGTAAGGGAAACCACTAATCATATAACGTGTAGATGGCATGCTCTTGAAAGTCTTCACATAACCACGAATCGACCGTACCAACCAATTAAAACTAAGAGAACCCCAAGAATAAGACACTCGAAGACTGTCATCATCAATTATCTTCATTAGATGACctttaacaacacatttctcattaCGGCCCAACAAAACCCTCTCCATTATATAGACCTCAGCAAGTCTAACAGGATCACTAGATCTTTCCCAAAAACCACCAGTACGATTACTTGACTTGATCTGTAAGAAACTTGAGATCACACAACCTTATTCTATCCTGATTTGGAAAATAAAGTCTCAACAATCTATTTGGTCTGCTAGACACAACACTAAAATCGCCAACACAAGAATCCAAACCAGTAATAAGACGGAAAGACTCGGAATCAAATACATACACGCGATCAAATATCTTAAACTTTAACGCACTATCATTACTAGATGAAAGTTGCGATAAGATCAAGCAATGGAAAATACTATCACTCAGGTGGACATCAACCAAATCCATAAACTGTTCAAACACACCCTTTTCAACAAGTCCAATTGAGAGACACTCAAAAAGGACAAAATCAAACTCCGAAAATGAAAATCACCACTCCACATGCCACCTCCTTCAACCCAGTGTTCAAACTTAACCAAGGGATATTCCtcctataaaagaaaaattaatgtCAACAGAAACCAAGAATTTacataagaataaaataaaccaaaaatgagaataaaaataattaacataTACCATAATACAAAATCAGCCCCTAGACTGGTACACAAATACCTGCATAATAGAAGAAAGAACcaaaacacataagattgcataaaaagcCAACATTATTgacaaaacaacaccaaaaacacataagattgcataaaaatcaaaattattaacaagacaACACCAAAAAACCAagacacacataaattaacttaattcatgaagttatgcgGGAACGTGCATAACTtcgatttcaaaaccaagaacTCTCCGGACCGTAAGATATGTTGCCTCGGACAAACACGGTCTTTCATGAAAACACAAGTTACTAAATAAAAGTCAACACCAAAAATCTTAAACTAATGTTCACAGGCAAAAATAAACATATTCAACACATTGAAAACCaaaaaacatacaaaataacttcattcatacaaaatattaccaccaaacttcaaaaaatgccaattttttttttcctataatcaggaaaacatataaactttcataaaaaccaacattattaacaaaaaaaacaccaaaaaatcaaaacacaTACGAACTAACTTAAATCACGAAATTATGCCGGAATAGGCATAAATTCgatttcaaaaaacaaaaatgccGAACAGGCATATGCCGCCTCACAcacaaacacattcttcacaaaaaccgattattaaacaaaaacaacaccaacaacataaaACAGTTGTTCACAGGCAAAACTTCAAAgattcaacaaagagaaaacaaaaacgcatatcaaaatcaactaaaacatattacgacattcataatacgacaTTCGAAAAACCAAAATATAACATGGGGAACgaaaataaagttaaaaaaatcatACAGACACTTTaacaaaacactataattttaaataaaaaaggatcaattagATATGAAAAACGAcgaagacaaagatatcaattcaacaaacaacaatttaacataaaaacaaatattgaaacgagcaaaagatccaaatttGTACCTAAATTTTAGAACAGATAAGACAGACACAAAAACAGAGGAGGaacgaagaagcaaaaaaagaaaagaaaagggcaaataACGTAATAGAAAGGGTTTTAATGGGGTAAGGGTAATTTCgtcaaaaaactttcattaaacagGCGgcaggggcaaaaattaaagaaggcataaatgaggggcaaaatataaagaccagcccaaaagaaaggcactccgcgcaaaaaaaagtttttataaTGTAGCATTTTATAAGATGTAAAGTCTTTAAGTTCGCACTAAATATCTAATAGTTatgttattatttatattggCTAGGGTTACTTCAAGTTAATTAGATATTAGCCACATGTTTGCAATAACAGTACCTTGGATcctattataaaaaaattatttattaatatcAAGATTTGAGTAGTTTAATTAAGGGCTAAAATATTTCTATCTTAAAGacttgcttatgtattgaatttcGTCCAGTGATATGCCTTGTGTTTCTTGGGCATATTTATGTGtatttttgtattgtttgggATTGCAAGAGGCCTGAAATGAGATTTTGGGCCAAAATATGGACCATGCAGGGAAGAAAAAATTGCACTCTTGACCTTCAAAcgggactggtctttaatttttatccttcaaattgaACTCATGCATAGGAGAGTATAAATTTTGTAAGGGCGCAGACATAACTTGCAGGATATTATAAtactaaaatataaacttatgccccgtaaaaaaattatttgttacgagggaccaaaattaaaaaaccaGCATAAGAATGACCCTGGAGGGAAGTGGGAGGTCcatagacatttttttttttgtgcggattgcccttcaaaagcactggactttaatttttgtccctcaaattggtggtttttaatttttgactttcgcctaataccccaaGGTTCTGGGTTCAAACCCAAGCtttgtttttctaaaaaaaaaaatcgcaaggcctccggtagaattttgaatgcaaaactctactAGCAAGCAGGTTTTGCAGGCAAAtatctgccttgcgaatccaaactcaaccttgtgaattttttttgactgagcgaggGTAAGAACCCGAAACCAAGAGGTTCTAACCACCAATTGAatgagcaaaaattaaataccaccccaaaataagggcattcctgcaaattgcccgtcCATAGAAGTCATCCCGAAGACATTTAGTCATTTTAAGTCCCTTATCTGATGGCCCCGTTTAAAAAAATAGCCGGCTTTCGGAAACGCTTAAGCCAGTGTTGTCAAACTTTATACGTGCATTGTTGTTGCACTTTGTGTATAATCTTGTATGGTTTACATATATAGATTCTTTGATGAGTTTCTGAATTATCTGTGCATCgattataataattttaaagGAGTTTTAATTCCAGTTATCTTCTTTGTCATAAAATAAGAGAGCCTACTCTAAACTGAGGACAATTTGAACTTCAAACCGAACTCATTTGAACTGCATTCACAGTTTGAACTTTAGAACTGAAGTGAAAACTTTATGCCTgcaattacaacttcaaatcCACATGTCTGAATATTAACATTGTGTCTTCccatttttagtataatatgatatgatgtacacTTTTGTTCAACACTCAAACTGCTCATAAGCCAGAACTTTCCAAcctaaaaagtattttttttgtttgaccaagttttttactattttattgtCTGATATCTTTCTAACTTTCCCAAAATGGAACCCCTAGCTTTCTCTTCACTCTATATTCCGTGTTCGCCTTTCCTTTACAAGAATacttttacatttattttttgtaagtATTTTAAGGGTATGTTAGTCCATTTGACAAGAGGACATCTTATCAACACTTCTTTACCAAGCATATCAACTGCTTATTATCAGTTTTAGTACTTATGTCCAAACACGTAATTGCTTAGTTATAAAGTCGGTTTTAGCACCTAAAGTTGCTTTCTGCACTTAAAACTTATCAGCTATTTACGattagctaatccaaacgggctcgcCATTGTCAATCTTTTAATGCATCTGAAATGGTGCAGAAGACACAAATGTATATTTCATCAACTTTCTTTCCATCTGAATAATTATTACATAATCCTCTTTCAAAAGAACAACTAACCATACACAAAACTATGTGAAACACTGAATCTAACAAAGTTATCTTGGACAAGTCTTTGAAACTTGAATCTTTTAAGGTTATATCCTTAAAAGTTTGAATTCACATTCACATAAAAGATGCATTTAACGCGTCATTTTCCATACATTTTGATTGTAGTCTGTAGTgataacatttttcatacaattagacatcaacaacaacacaaaatcaTTGTTCAGCTGATTGGTACAGCAGTTGGTTGACAAATCTTTACTGATTGCTAATGTTCAATATCCAGGATACAAGCTTAAACAAAAGGAACGAACTTAACAAATCATGAACTGTTTTCTACTAATGAAAGAAAGATCCGAGTACAATAACTCAAAGCTTAGATACACCATCTTTTAAGCAAAGAGGAAGTCGTGCAAGCAAGGGAAGTGAAATCTATTAGAATAGAAAATAGTGCAACTCGATCAGTATAAGAATAAAGCGAGGTGACTTTTCCTGTTCGATTTCTTCCATTAAAGCTTCCAGTAACGTAGAAGGGTCGGGCTTTGGCACCAGAATAGTTAGGTTAATAACTACATAGACATACCTAACACGGGTAAAACAATATCCTCAGCTGATGAGTCTCTCTCGTTTTAACATCATTTTATGCCAAACTCCTTATTTTGACTATAGCATTAAACATGTGTACGTCTCAACTTAAGCTAGgtcttctcttcatctgatTGAGGGCATGCTGCAGGCCCTGGGGCGGCGTCGACATCAACAAAGAATTCCTCAACTAACACAAAGCCAAAGCAAAAGCATGAGAGAGATTAGTTCATACTAAAAACAAATCATACAAATTTAGCTAGtcataaaaaacaaataaaaaaaaaaaaaaaaagaattagctAAGAACCTCGTTGCTAATCCGTTGCTAAATTGCTCATAGCCAACATAATTTTTTGATAATCCATTGCTAATAGGATTAGCGACGGATTTTGCCGTTTAGATACAAAATTGTCCGTTGCTAACTCCTATTTTCAATAGTGCTATAAACTAAGGGAAGTTATTCCTGCCCAAGAAACTTATTTATGATCCTAAGATAGGTACAATTTTCTAACTTGCTTCTGAATGATAACATTATTTTCTTGTAATAAACATGTATAAGTATTTAAATCTGGCTTATCAGAAATTTGCAATTGAACGGTAATGTGGGAGTAAATGTTCAAGAGTAAATCACATCACACATGGCATGAAGGCCATACTGCACTGATTTCAAAGTAAAGAAAACGGATATCGACTATAACACGACCTCAGCCGTTAATATACATCTAACACGACCTCAGCCGTTAATATACATCTAAGTAACTTTCAGAAAGAGCACATAGATGTAGAGATCTTAAAGCTAATGCTTTTTCTAACTTCTCGATCAGTTCTGATTCATAGCATAAGACTACACGGGCAAGAAAGCGGTAATTCTCACCTATATCTTCTTGTTCTGGAGAATCAAGCAGAATATCCGAATCGGAAGGCAAAAATGGGGAACCAGGATAGTTTCCTAGAGATCCTAGATCTGCCATTAGTATTGGAGCAAAAATTACCATTAATTAGACCAAAGAGgataaaataatagaagaaaAAGATGGGACAAGCTGGTATATATGAGAAAGTGGGGCTAGAACCAGCAAATAACAACAATATTCCTTAGATAAAATGATTTCTCAACATCGAATTAAGCCCCAGTGGGGCCAACCTCTTTTAACATATGTCGAATTTTGCTTTCCAGGAGTCGTGCTATTAGCGGTCATCTGGTTGCTGGTGAGAGTTATGCAtggtttagttattcatgtattagttattccatcttctgccctgcataaaataatatatagattccctcataacttgtacatgtattagttatgcgggaTGGTAAACGGGTAACCAAACGCCGTACTTGATGTGCTGAATCTTATACATGGCAACTAAAATGCTACCAAAGTGTTATTTGTTATGTTGGTTTTGATACATGAATAGCTTACTTCTtaaccaacaaccaaatgaccccttaatGAAATTTTTGATTTATGTAGGACGAAAGTTACCTCCCAAGTTTGACAAGTCAGCTGTTAGATCCGCAAGACTGAAATCCCAAGGAATCTGATCCAAGGATCTCAGCAAATCTCTAGAATTACCAACTCCGTTATCTGGTGGAAGTTGCAATCCTACTGAACTAGCTACATCAGATGGGAATGAAGTGTCAAGGGCTGATGTGTCAATTCCCATCCCTGAAATCTCCGAAGCGGTGAAGGGGAAGTGGCCACTGGAAGCTACTGATGCAGGGCTTACAGGCATATCGGACATAGATGACATGGCATTGCTCGGTGGAATAACTGGTGCTACATCCGATGCACTCGTTTCTACCACCATACTGTCAAGAGATAGACAAAAATGTGAAGTGCAATTTCTCATACCATTTTTCTTAAGAAACTAATAGAAATAGCTTTTCATCAATTGAAGCCCAAAAACATTTTATTCAACCAGATTGATTATCTATTCatctttgaaaagaaaaaaatggagctCATTTCCTTGATAGAGGAAATCAACAAACCAGACATgggcaaaaacaaaaaataagtacgAGGGATTGTACAGAAAAGTAgggattttttcatttttgcccCCACGGCTGAAATTAATTACGACATATACACTGGTTacgtatatcatatgtatattatatgtatatttttacttaatatacaaacatatacatttaCATTCTATTATTTTTTAGGGCGTCGCAAAAAATTCCAGTTGAATCTTCAGTTATACTTAAATGATGAGAAGTGGCCGGAGTCCTCaccaaagcatgaaatatatgCACTTGTAAGGGGGTAGAGTCAAATTCAAGATCTTTGGGAACATGCAAGTATAATATGGTGAGtaaataagaaaacataaagcCTAATAGGCAACACAAGTCGACTGGGGAAGTGTGTATAAATTTTGAGTTCTAGTCTCACATTTCAAAGTTTAAAAGGGAACTTAGAGCCTATAAAAAATGGATTCTCACTCGTTTCCAGAATTCATCCGCATTGGATGATGATAGTTGCTTGGTGCAGGAACACCATTAACCACATGACAATTGGACATGCCCATCGGATCAAAATGAGGTTGGACTGCACCTGGATGTGGAGGTTGTTGTAGGACGGGGTACCCCATGGGTAAGTTGTTGACTGCACTGAAAACAAGAGGcaatgaataataatgataataaaggCTAGGAAATTGAAATGACAGTAATGATAAATAAAACTACCTGGCATGGTATTTATCCCGTTCTGCATCGGAGTCAATGGAACCTTCGGAGGCACAGGATATTTCATTAGATGATATTGGTGCTCAAGCAAATGATTGAATAAGATGATTTGTTTCTTCAGTTTAAGCCTAATATAGTAGGCCCGAAAGAAATCTGCATTTTCCTCTTCCAATTTTTGCCAAACTGCATTCAGTATGAAAAGGTTTAAAGACTGAGAACTGACACCAAACAAACAACTTTATTCTTGATATACATACCAAGGGTAGTAAATCCAGGATCTATCCTTGCACGATTAAGAAGTGTTTTAACCACTTCATCCTTATTCATATACAATTGTAAGCAACGTTCAATCAAGTTTTGTACCTACATCACCAATTGTGTCATAATAAAGTTAAAGAACAAGGTGCTACAGGGAACGGAAACTTcccctacacacacacacactcttaACTAAAAGTAgggcttttttcatttttgtcccGTCGGCCGAAATTAATTACAGTCGCTAgccaaaatataaaaaacttgattatgtatattatatgtatattttgtgtacagtgaatactatatgtatattttctatatatgatatgttctattatatgtatattttataccTAATATACAAAAGTTATACATTAGTGGCTATTATTCTTTTTAgcggtccaaaaatgtaattatctCACAAAAGTATGTGTCTGGAAAAAGAACAATCTTACTAGCTCAATATCTTCACGTGAAACTTTCCGGTTGTCATTGCCTGATGCAGAAACTGAACCTGAATCTGCTACAGGGGTATCCGTCGTATTGTTCTGCTGGTCACTTTGGGCCTCGTGAGAAGCCTGGGTTGAAGATTGTTTCTCAGGTGTATTTTGTAGATCCTGTAGTTTTTACAATAAACAATTTCAGCAAAGAAGTTCCATATCTGAACAACAACTTATTAAAAGAACTCCGTAGCAATAATGAATATCTAAATTCATCGGGTTTCACAAATTTAGTCATGTGAATATATTATTTGCTGGCTCTAGAAGAAGAGAACATTGATAAATAGTTAACTACTACATAGTGAAGCAGCGAGTTAATTGAGTTATAAATTGAGCTgagaaacttttcaaaaataaaataaaaaaatagatagCCTTGCCAAAAAAGCGAAAAAATGCATAAAGCAAACCAGAGAAAGACATGAAGGATCTGAACACATCAAAAGGAAATCTATTAAGTTATAAACACAAGAACCTGTGTGGTCTTCATTTTAGCTAACTGCAAGCACAATAAATATCTCCTTGAAGCTCCAATATGCCATGGCTATGATTTGTATTACCCCTTTCAAGATCTATCAATAAAGGAGAACAAATCACCTGAGAATAAGCCTGGAAGTGAAAAGATTGCAAGTCAACTAACTGTGCAAATTAAACGATCAAATTTCAGGATAAATAAAGCAAACATCACTTCTCTGTGCAAAGGTGAAACTGAAATAATATCTTTCCACTTCCCAGGAGCATAACTCATCTACTCTAATTAATGAacttcattttttaataaactCGAGATTTTTGCACTGAATATCACACCAAGATAGTGTCATTATGTTTCCAGAGATCCCCCCCCCAAACCCATCTACCCAAAAAATAATGCTCCTTTTTTCACAACAAAAGATCCGCTATAACTTCCCATCCTGTTTTTCTACAACTTCAAAAGTTCTAGTTTACCTTTACACCCAAGTTGGCCAAAACACACAAGAGGAGCTGTCCGTCTTCCATATCTCCCTCTTCCAagcatccatattttccatgtaACAACTTGTCACAAAATTCGTCATTGGTTGAAATGACCATATTTAATGAGGAATATATTAAGCCATAATTCTGTTACAAGGTTGTAATGTAGTAACAAATGGTCCACATCCTTCTGGTATTGTATACCTCCTCTTCCTCAGATTATCTGATATTAGGATAGGATCCCACATAGTATATTATGTGAAGGACACACCTTTAGGTGTTTTAGTATCCCACATTGACTTCCACATGGTCCTTGTATCACCTCCATTGACAGGTTAGTTGTAGTATGACTTCATCCACAAAACATTTGCTGCTTACCCATTTCCATAATATTGTCCTTTTTCCATATCAAAAATGGTAATTTGTCATTTTTCCCAACTACATATAGCAATCTACATTTTTCTGAAGGAAATCATCCACTTCATCCTACTTCAATCTTGAGTAGATCTCCGAAACAGATGCTTCTCCATATGCTTGTCCTTCATCGCGCCTGAGCATTTAAGGTATTGTGGCACACTTAACAATGGTTACCAAAAAGTTGAGGAATTTTTCCTTCAAGGTTACCACACCTTCGACTGTGATTCCTAACTTTGAACCAAATGAATCTTGAGAGCTCCTTCACTCCCCTCCACATGCATATGCGGCTATAACATTATCAACGAAATCACTCATGCTCATTAAGTCTTCTATCTTTATTAATGATAAAGTCATAACACCATAAAGTAATTGTTTTTGGTCTCTTCTATAGGTATATACCCATATGTGCTTCTTTTGTACAATTTTGATTTATAACTCGCTGCCTACATATGTAACTAGGATTTGGGACAAAGGAAGAAACTAATTCAAGTGGATTTGAATTTAATAATCCACTATCATGTCTCGcattggttataatttttgccATCAGGCTAAGGATATCTCTCCCGTTTTGTCCTCACTCTTCTTTCCATcagttttggatggaaatatggTCGTGTCatcttttttccctttcatattctctttttccttttgattttcTCTACATCCTATTCTTTCACATTTCAATTGATCTTCTCCCCTTATTTTCACTGGGAGAAAAAACAAACTTACTGTACAGCATAGTTAGGACGGTCATACTAAATCTTCTACTGTCAAGATCATATAATGCAACATATTCTAACTATTAATACTTGCATCATTCTTTTATCCAAATGGAAAATTCCCTTCTCTTTCATCAAATCTGTCTTATCGCCTAGGAGTCCGATTCTATCCTATCTCTTTACTATGATGAGAAGAAGTCATGAACAATTAATACAATGGAACATTGTGAAAAAGGAGATGTCGACTATTTTATGGTCACTCAAATCATTAGCGGCCCAAGCGTCCTAGAGTAGAGAAATAGTTTGTTTGCACTAAAATATTGTTGCTCTCGCATACAAGAATTAAagcatttttttcaaaagatgcCACAACTCAACAAGGAGGATCTTTCATGAAGATGAAGTTAAAAAATAGCT
Coding sequences within it:
- the LOC132032666 gene encoding uncharacterized protein LOC132032666 — its product is MKTTQDLQNTPEKQSSTQASHEAQSDQQNNTTDTPVADSGSVSASGNDNRKVSREDIELVQNLIERCLQLYMNKDEVVKTLLNRARIDPGFTTLVWQKLEEENADFFRAYYIRLKLKKQIILFNHLLEHQYHLMKYPVPPKVPLTPMQNGINTMPVNNLPMGYPVLQQPPHPGAVQPHFDPMGMSNCHVVNGVPAPSNYHHPMRMNSGNDMVVETSASDVAPVIPPSNAMSSMSDMPVSPASVASSGHFPFTASEISGMGIDTSALDTSFPSDVASSVGLQLPPDNGVGNSRDLLRSLDQIPWDFSLADLTADLSNLGDLGSLGNYPGSPFLPSDSDILLDSPEQEDIVEEFFVDVDAAPGPAACPQSDEEKT